A stretch of Candidatus Acidulodesulfobacterium acidiphilum DNA encodes these proteins:
- a CDS encoding MCE family protein, which yields MNINKETKVGIFVVIVLAILAYFSIKVGKIHIFKKPTYVISAYFKSASGIGTGTSVTMAGIKIGSVEKIRLEKGLARVYMTINSKYKVYPQYIASIRSLSLLGESYIAISPAAGEQQEQSEKVLDKEVIRSEMSPQSMSSLITKFSKTAGDLEKVSKSLKNSIGTKTGEKNIKAILHNIATLSENLNRLVYVNQRNVDVVMSNFAAISRHINGLTVQNDAAITRTIHNFNAISYNLRKELPSITQNIKGLSKNLNDIVAKNRRNINGSLKNINADTKKLKLTLNELYGISSKINNGQGTIGKLVNRNSVYDNLNGSLKGINNIVGGYSRFRVKVNMSSQYLARSKGSVSQVNVKLEPSPGHYYELGVASVPMGYGNTYGETQTTTYTTNNPPSGHFYPSSVTTNTTQYSYSNSIKFNALIAKNFYNFTLLAGLLYSTGAVGVNYYVPNTNKNLKIYARAFGFNSDNNGVSEDINAGVAYTFYRHIFLDAGYDNITNNSQRSIYLGGGVKFTDKDLKYLIVGGKMP from the coding sequence ATGAATATTAATAAAGAAACAAAAGTAGGTATTTTTGTAGTAATAGTGCTTGCTATACTTGCTTATTTTTCAATTAAAGTGGGTAAGATACATATTTTTAAAAAACCTACGTACGTAATTTCGGCTTATTTTAAATCCGCAAGCGGTATAGGTACCGGAACTTCGGTTACTATGGCCGGCATAAAAATAGGCTCGGTAGAAAAAATACGCTTAGAAAAAGGATTGGCTAGAGTTTATATGACTATTAATTCAAAATATAAAGTTTATCCTCAATATATAGCATCCATAAGGTCTTTGAGTCTACTCGGCGAATCTTATATTGCAATCTCTCCTGCGGCAGGAGAGCAGCAGGAGCAGTCCGAAAAAGTTTTGGATAAAGAGGTTATAAGAAGCGAGATGTCGCCTCAAAGCATGTCAAGCTTGATAACTAAGTTTTCTAAAACTGCAGGCGATCTTGAGAAAGTTTCAAAATCGCTAAAAAACTCTATAGGCACTAAGACCGGCGAAAAGAATATTAAAGCGATTTTGCACAATATCGCTACGCTTTCAGAAAATTTAAACAGGCTCGTATATGTAAACCAGAGAAACGTCGACGTTGTTATGTCTAATTTTGCCGCAATTTCGAGGCATATTAACGGGCTGACGGTTCAAAACGATGCCGCAATTACAAGAACTATCCATAATTTTAACGCAATATCTTATAATTTGAGAAAAGAACTTCCGTCTATAACTCAAAATATAAAGGGTCTTTCTAAAAATTTAAACGACATAGTCGCGAAGAACAGAAGAAATATTAACGGAAGTCTTAAAAATATAAATGCGGATACAAAAAAATTAAAACTTACGCTTAACGAACTTTACGGGATTTCTTCTAAAATAAACAACGGGCAGGGAACTATAGGAAAATTAGTCAATAGAAATTCGGTTTACGATAATTTAAACGGTTCGCTAAAAGGTATTAATAATATTGTCGGCGGGTACAGCAGGTTCAGGGTGAAAGTTAATATGAGCTCCCAGTATCTTGCGAGAAGTAAAGGTTCTGTATCTCAAGTAAACGTTAAACTTGAACCGTCTCCAGGACATTATTACGAACTCGGCGTCGCTTCGGTTCCTATGGGTTACGGAAATACTTACGGAGAAACGCAGACGACTACCTATACCACGAATAATCCTCCATCCGGCCATTTTTATCCTTCAAGCGTTACTACGAATACCACCCAGTACAGTTATTCCAACAGTATAAAATTTAATGCTTTAATAGCGAAAAATTTTTATAATTTTACGCTCCTTGCCGGATTGCTTTATTCTACGGGTGCCGTAGGAGTTAATTATTACGTTCCGAATACAAACAAAAATTTAAAAATTTATGCAAGGGCATTCGGATTTAATTCCGACAATAACGGCGTAAGCGAGGATATTAACGCCGGCGTGGCGTATACTTTTTACAGGCATATATTTTTAGATGCGGGATACGATAATATAACCAACAATTCCCAAAGGTCTATTTATCTTGGAGGCGGAGTTAAATTTACCGATAAAGACCTTAAATATCTTATAGTAGGCGGTAAAATGCCGTGA